Proteins from one Mus pahari chromosome 10, PAHARI_EIJ_v1.1, whole genome shotgun sequence genomic window:
- the Dhx30 gene encoding ATP-dependent RNA helicase DHX30 isoform X4 — translation MAASRDLLKEFPQPKNLLNSVIGRALGISHAKDKLVYVHTNGPKKKKVTLHIKWPKSVEVEGYGSKKIDAERQAAAAACQLFKGWGLLGPRNELFDAAKYRVLADRFGSPADSWWRPEPTMPPTSWRQLNPENIRPGGPAGLSRSLGREEEEDEEEELEEGTIDVTEFLSMTQQDSHNPLRDSRGGSFEMTDDDSAIRALTQFPLPKNLLAKVIQIATSSSTAKNLMQFHTVGTKTKLATLTLLWPCPMTFVAKGRRKAEAENKAAALACKKLKSLGLVDRNNEPLTHAMYNLASLRELGETQRRPCTIQVPEPILRKIEAFLSHYPVDGSWISPELRLQSDDILPLGKDSGPLSDPITGKPYMPLSEAEEVRLSQSLLELWRRRGPIWQEAPQLPVDPHRDTILSAIEQHPVVVISGDTGCGKTTRIPQLLLERYVTEGRGARCNVIITQPRRISAVSVAQRVSHELGPSLRRNVGFQVRLESKPPARGGALLFCTVGILLRKLQSNPSLEGVSHVIVDEVHERDVNTDFLLILLKGLQRLNPALRLVLMSATGDNERFSRYFGGCPVIKVPGFMYPVKEHYLEDILAKLGKHQYPHRHRHHESEDECALDLDLVTDLVLHIDARGEPGGILCFLPGWQEIKGVQQRLQEALGMHESKYLILPVHSNIPMMDQKAIFQQPPLGVRKIVLATNIAETSITVNDIVHVVDSGLHKEERYDLKTKVSCLETVWVSRANVIQRRGRAGRCQSGFAYHLFPRSRLEKMVPFQVPEILRTPLENLVLQAKIHMPEKTAVEFLSKAVDSPNIKAVDEAVILLQEIGVLDQREYLTTLGQRLAHISTDPRLAKAIVLAAIFRCLHPLLVVVSCLTRDPFSSSLQNRAEVDKVKALLSHDSGSDHLAFVRAVAGWEEVLRWQDRTSRENYLEENLLYAPSLRFIHGLIKQFSENIYEAFLVGKPSDCTLPSAQCNEYSEEEELVKGVLMAGLYPNLIQVRQGKVTRQGKFKPNSVTYRTKSGNILLHKSTINREATRLRSRWLTYFMAVKSNGSVFVRDSSQVHPLAVLLLTDGDVHIRDDGRRATISLSDSDLLRLEGDSRTVRLLREFRRALGRMVERSLRSELAALPLSVQQEHGQLLALLAELLRGPCGSFDVRKTADD, via the exons ATGGCAG CTTCTAGGGACCTATTAAAAGAGTTTCCACAGCCTAAAAACCTTCTCAACAGCGTGATTGGAAGAGCTCTTGGCATCTCACATGCAAAAGACAAGCTAGTCTATGTACACACGAATGGACCTAAGAAAAAG AAAGTCACCCTGCACATAAAGTGGCCCAAGAGCGTGGAGGTGGAAGGCTATGGCAGCAAGAAGATCGATGCTGAGCGGCAGGCGGCAGCAGCCGCCTGCCAACTCTTCAAG GGCTGGGGTCTGCTGGGACCACGGAATGAGCTGTTTGATGCCGCTAAATACCGAGTGCTAGCTGATCGTTTTGGGTCTCCAGCTGATAGCTGGTGGCGCCCAGAACCCACCATGCCTCCAACTTCCTGGCGGCAGCTGAATCCTGAGAACATTCGGCCAGGGGGTCCTGCAGGACTATCCCGATCCTTAGGccgagaggaagaggaagatgaggaggaagagctggAAGAGGGGACCATTGATGTGACAGAGTTTCTGTCCATGACCCAGCAAGACTCCCACAACCCACTCAGGGACTCAAG GGGGGGCTCCTTTGAAATGACAGATGATGACAGTGCTATTAGAGCTCTGACCCAGTTTCCACTTCCCAAGAACCTTCTGGCCAAAGTGATTCAGATTGCAACATCCTCCTCCACAGCTAAG AATCTCATGCAGTTCCATACTGTGGGTACCAAGACCAAGCTGGCTACACTCACTCTGCTTTGGCCTTGTCCCATGACCTTTGTCGCCAAAGGGCGACGCAAAGCTGAGGCTGAGAATAAGGCAGCAGCCTTGGCTTGCAAGAAACTGAAG AGCCTGGGCCTTGTGGACAGGAACAATGAGCCGCTTACCCATGCCATGTACAACCTGGCCTCCCTGCGTGAGTTGGGTGAGACCCAGCGCCGGCCATGTACCATCCAGGTGCCTGAGCCCATCCTTCGTAAGATAGAGGCCTTCCTGAGTCAT TACCCGGTGGACGGTTCATGGATTTCCCCAGAACTCCGACTGCAGAGTGATGACATCTTGCCCTTAGGCAAGGACTCAGGGCCCTTGAGTGACCCTATCACAGGCAAGCCATACATGCCCCTGTCAGAAGCAGAAGAGGTGCGCCTAAGCCAGAGCCTGCTAGAGCTGTGGCGGAGGAGAGGGCCAATCTGGCAGGAGGCCCCCCAGCTACCTGTGGACCCTCATCGGGACACTATCCTCAGTGCCATTGAACAACACCCAGTGGTAGTCATCTCTGGGGACACAGGCTGTGGGAAGACCACACGTATCCCTCAGCTGCTATTGGAGCGCTATGTGACTGAGGGTCGAGGTGCCCGCTGCAATGTGATCATCACACAACCTCGCCGGATCTCAGCTGTGTCTGTGGCACAGCGGGTCAGCCATGAACTAGGCCCCTCCTTGCGCCGGAATGTGGGCTTCCAGGTACGCTTGGAAAGTAAGCCTCCAGCCCGAGGTGGGGCGCTGCTCTTCTGCACTGTGGGTATCCTGCTTCGGAAGCTGCAGAGCAACCCCAGCCTGGAGGGTGTGAGCCATGTCATTGTGGATGAGGTCCATGAGCGGGATGTGAACACAGACTTCCTGCTGATTCTGCTCAAGGGCCTGCAGCGGCTCAACCCAGCCCTGCGGCTGGTGCTCATGAGTGCTACAGGAGATAATGAGCGCTTTTCCCGATACTTTGGGGGCTGCCCTGTTATCAAGGTACCTGGCTTCATGTATCCCGTCAAGGAACACTACCTGGAGGACATCTTGGCCAAGCTGGGTAAACATCAATACCCACACCGGCATCGGCACCATGAG TCTGAAGATGAATGTGCACTTGATTTGGACCTTGTGACTGATCTGGTTCTGCATATCGATGCCCGTGGGGAACCAG GTGGGATCCTGTGCTTTCTACCTGGCTGGCAAGAAATCAAAGGAGTGCAGCAACGGCTACAGGAGGCCCTGGGCATGCATGAAAGCAAGTACCTCATCTTACCAG TGCACTCCAATATCCCCATGATGGACCAGAAGGCCATATTCCAACAGCCTCCACTTGGGGTACGCAAGATTGTATTGGCCACCAACATTGCTGAAACCTCCATCACAGTTAACGACATTGTGCATGTCGTGGACAGCGGTCTGCACAAGGAGGAACGCTATGACCTGAAGACCAAG GTGTCTTGCCTGGAAACTGTGTGGGTGTCGAGAGCAAATGTGATTCAGCGCCGGGGCAGGGCAGGCCGCTGTCAGTCAGGGTTTGCCTACCACTTGTTCCCGAGGAGCCGGCTGGAGAAAATGGTTCCTTTCCAAGTGCCAGAGATCCTGCGCACACCTCTTGAGAACCTGGTGCTGCAAGCCAAAATCCATATGCCTGAGAAGACG GCAGTGGAGTTCCTCTCTAAGGCTGTGGACAGTCCAAATATCAAGGCAGTGGATGAGGCCGTGATCCTGCTCCAGGAGATCG GGGTGCTGGACCAGCGGGAGTACCTGACCACCTTGGGACAGCGCCTGGCCCATATCTCTACTGACCCCCGACTGGCCAAGGCCATAGTGTTGGCTGCCATCTTCCGTTGCCTGCACCCACTGCTGGTGGTTGTTTCCTGCCTTACCCGGGACCCCTTCAGCAGCAGTTTGCAGAACCGGGCAGAAGTAGACAAG gTGAAGGCATTGCTGAGCCATGACAGTGGCAGTGACCATTTGGCCTTCGTGCGGGCTGTGGCTGGCTGGGAGGAGGTCCTGCGCTGGCAGGACCGTACCTCCAGGGAAAACTACCTGGAAGAAAACCTTCTGTATGCCCCCAGCTTGCGCTTCATCCACG GGCTCATCAAGCAGTTCTCAGAGAACATTTATGAGGCTTTCCTAGTGGGGAAGCCCTCTGACTGCACGCTGCCCTCTGCTCAGTGCAATGAGTACAGCGAGGAAGAGGAGCTGGTGAAGGGTGTGCTGATGGCTGGCCTCTACCCCAACCTCATCCAG GTGAGACAAGGTAAGGTTACTCGGCAAGGCAAGTTCAAACCCAACAGTGTCACTTACAGGACCAAATCTGGCAACATCTTGCTGCATAAGTCGACCATTAACAG GGAGGCTACCCGGTTACGGAGCCGATGGCTGACATATTTCATGGCCGTCAAGTCCAATGGTAGCGTCTTTGTTCGAGATTCCTCCCAGGTGCACCCACTAGCTGTATTGCTCCTAACAGATGGGGACGTGCACATCCGAG ATGATGGGCGTCGGGCCACCATCTCATTGAGTGACAGTGACCTGCTTCGGCTGGAAGGTGATTCACGAACTGTTCGGTTGCTAAGGGAGTTTCGTCGAGCCCTAGGACGGATGGTGGAGCGGAGCCTCCGCAGCGAGCTAGCTGCACTTCCTCTTAGTGTGCAGCAAGAACATGGGCAGCTGCTTGCACTGCTGGCAGAGTTGCTTCGAGGACCTTGTGGCAGCTTTGACGTGCGCAAGACAGCTGATGACTGA